Below is a genomic region from Deltaproteobacteria bacterium.
TAAGCGATCATCGGCTTTCCAGCCAACATCTTGATGTTCTTTCGGGGGATCGATTTGGATCCTCCACGAGCCGGGATCAGCACAATAATTTTTGTATTTGTCATACGATTGGCCTCCACGAAACTGTGTCAATAATTTCACAGAAGGTGTGAAGAATCATCATGTGACCTTCCTGAATTCTGGCTGTTTCATCTGAATCAACCTGCAAGAGAAGACAACGCCCCTTCATTTCGCCCCCCGATCTTCCAGTGAGTCCAATTACGTTAGTTTTCTTGCTCTTAGCTGCCTCAATGGCGTTAAGGATATTACGCGAATTCCCGCTAGTACTTAACGCGATCAGGGTATCTTCCTCCTGACCTAAAGCCAGAACTTGGCGGGAAAAGACGTCGTTGAAGTGGTAGTCGTTCGAGATTGAAGTCAAGATCGAACTGTCTGTTGTCAAGGCAACGCAAGGGAGCGGAGAGCGATCTTCCTTGTATTTGCAGACAAACTCTGCCGCAAAGTGCTGTGCATCAGCGGAACTGCCACCATTTCCTGCAATAAGGATTTTTCTCCCTTTTTTTAGAGTCTCAAGGATCAAATGTGAAGCCTGTTCGAAAGAGGCCATGAAACCATCACTTTCAAGTGACTCAATGGTCGCTTGATGACGTCTCAATGAATTTTTTAGCGTAGAACGAAAAGTCATGCTTGAAACGACTCCAGAGTCAAAGCAATGCGATCACTCGCGGTTCCGTCTCCATAAGGGTTTCTAACCCGAGACATTTTTTTGTAAAGGGTTTCGTTTTGTAGAAGATGCCTCGTTTCCCGCACAATGTCTTGGGTGGAACGACCGATGACCTTAGCCGCTCCTGCTTCAACTCCTTCCGGCCTTTCTGTTTTATTTCGAATGACAAGGACCGGTTTGCCCAGGGAGGGGGCCTCCTCTTGAATGCCTCCAGAATCGGTTAAGATGATGTAGGATTGGTCCATTAAGTAGACAAAAGGTTCATATTCCAGAGGTTCTAGGAGATGGATTCGAGGATGTTGCCCCAGGATTTGATGAGCAGGGATTCGGATATTCGGATTCAGATGAACGGGGTAGACGATTTCAACATCAGGCTCTTGTTCGGCAATCTGGTATAGCGAGTTACAAATATTTTCAAAATGTTCCCCAAAACTCTCCCGGCGATGGCCTGTCACCAGAATGAGTTTCTTGCTTGAATCCAGCATAGAGAAGCGCTCTTGAAAGATTTTTCTTCGGCCATCGCGGACTTTATGGACAACAGACAGCAAGGCATCGATCACCGTATTTCCTGTGACGACAATTTTCTCGCTGGCAACCCCCTCCCGGATCAAATTTTCACGGGCCTTTTCTGTCGCCGCAAAATGAAAATCAGTTAACACCCCTGTCAAACGACGATTAATTTCTTCCGGATAAGGATGGTACTTATCATCGGTCCTCAAGCCTGCTTCGAC
It encodes:
- a CDS encoding SIS domain-containing protein is translated as MTFRSTLKNSLRRHQATIESLESDGFMASFEQASHLILETLKKGRKILIAGNGGSSADAQHFAAEFVCKYKEDRSPLPCVALTTDSSILTSISNDYHFNDVFSRQVLALGQEEDTLIALSTSGNSRNILNAIEAAKSKKTNVIGLTGRSGGEMKGRCLLLQVDSDETARIQEGHMMILHTFCEIIDTVSWRPIV
- the wecB gene encoding UDP-N-acetylglucosamine 2-epimerase (non-hydrolyzing), translating into MIKVLVTFGTRPEAIKLAPVIHALKNRKGFEVVVCVTSQHREMLDQVLSLFNIQPDIDLNVMKPNQNLMQLTSEILVALKKVFEEVKPDWLIVQGDTTTTFAASLAGFYSKIRVAHVEAGLRTDDKYHPYPEEINRRLTGVLTDFHFAATEKARENLIREGVASEKIVVTGNTVIDALLSVVHKVRDGRRKIFQERFSMLDSSKKLILVTGHRRESFGEHFENICNSLYQIAEQEPDVEIVYPVHLNPNIRIPAHQILGQHPRIHLLEPLEYEPFVYLMDQSYIILTDSGGIQEEAPSLGKPVLVIRNKTERPEGVEAGAAKVIGRSTQDIVRETRHLLQNETLYKKMSRVRNPYGDGTASDRIALTLESFQA